A region of Rhodoferax potami DNA encodes the following proteins:
- a CDS encoding SDR family oxidoreductase encodes MTAHALKPLQGQVAAVTGAASGIGFASASAMVQAGARVVLIDRDRVALDKACATLGSQAVPLVLDLLDRDQCASLLTQVLALEGRLDVFHANAGLYVGGDLVDSDPDAIDRMLNLNVNVVMKNVHNVLPHMIARGSGDIIVTSSLAAHFPTPWEPVYASSKWAIDCFVQTVRRQVFKHGLRVGSISPGPVITSLLSDWPADKLAEAKAKGSLLEASEVADVVIFMLTRPRGMTIRDVVMMPTQFDL; translated from the coding sequence ATGACAGCTCACGCATTGAAGCCCCTTCAAGGCCAAGTGGCCGCGGTCACCGGTGCCGCCTCGGGCATTGGCTTTGCCAGTGCGAGCGCCATGGTTCAAGCCGGTGCCCGCGTGGTGCTGATTGACCGCGACCGTGTCGCCCTGGACAAAGCCTGCGCCACCCTGGGCTCCCAAGCGGTGCCGCTGGTGCTGGACCTGCTGGACCGCGACCAGTGCGCCAGCCTGCTCACCCAAGTGCTGGCCTTAGAGGGGCGCCTGGATGTGTTCCACGCCAACGCCGGCCTGTATGTAGGGGGCGACTTGGTCGACAGCGATCCGGATGCCATCGACCGCATGCTCAACCTGAACGTGAATGTGGTGATGAAGAACGTGCACAACGTGCTGCCCCACATGATCGCGCGTGGTTCTGGCGACATCATCGTGACCAGCTCACTCGCAGCGCACTTTCCTACCCCCTGGGAGCCTGTATATGCGTCGTCCAAGTGGGCTATCGACTGCTTTGTGCAGACGGTGCGCCGCCAGGTGTTCAAACACGGCTTGCGCGTCGGCTCTATCTCCCCGGGGCCGGTCATTACCTCTTTGCTATCCGATTGGCCTGCTGACAAGCTGGCAGAAGCCAAGGCCAAAGGCAGCCTGCTCGAAGCCTCCGAGGTCGCTGACGTGGTGATCTTCATGCTGACCCGCCCCCGCGGCATGACCATCCGCGACGTGGTGATGATGCCCACTCAGTTTGATCTCTAA
- the dalD gene encoding D-arabinitol 4-dehydrogenase, whose translation MTTILHLGLGSFHRAHQALYIHELRERGDTEWSITGGNLRPDMLATMEALQAQGGAYTLETVTPQGERSYTRIESIQKVIPYQDDLAPLIAAGAEATTRIISFTVTEAGYYLDAKNQLDWATFADLRADLEAVKAGRAGHTIYGGLVSILRARMHSGAGAVTLMNCDNLRHNGERSRAGLLQFIDALGDTALKAWVEQNTSSPNAMVDRITPRPTPDVAERVKAATGWDDQAAIMGESFIQWVIEDNFIAGRPAWEQVGVEMVQSVDAYEEAKIRLLNATHSCIAWAGTLVGYQYIHEGTHDAVIRRIAYDYVTDDTIPVLDTPENPSPLDLRAYRDVVLDRFGNPAICDTNQRVAMDGYSKIPGFIVPTIRERLARGESIASVIMLPALFLAYLQRWHEGKIAYTYQDQAMDPAAAHAICEAADPVAAFAADPVLWGPLASTPRLLDALRVGYARVQLFVQNHLGAGPV comes from the coding sequence ATGACCACGATTCTTCACCTCGGACTAGGCTCGTTCCACCGCGCGCACCAGGCGCTTTACATCCACGAACTGCGAGAGCGTGGCGATACCGAATGGTCCATCACCGGCGGCAATTTGCGCCCGGACATGCTAGCCACCATGGAAGCGCTGCAGGCGCAAGGTGGCGCGTACACGCTGGAAACCGTCACGCCCCAAGGCGAGCGCAGCTACACCCGCATTGAGTCGATCCAGAAAGTCATTCCTTATCAGGATGACCTCGCCCCCTTGATCGCAGCAGGCGCTGAGGCCACCACCCGCATCATCTCGTTCACCGTGACCGAAGCCGGTTACTACCTGGACGCGAAAAACCAGCTGGACTGGGCCACCTTTGCCGACTTGCGCGCCGACCTTGAAGCCGTCAAGGCAGGCCGCGCCGGCCACACCATTTACGGTGGCTTGGTCAGCATCTTGCGGGCCCGCATGCACAGCGGCGCTGGTGCCGTGACTCTGATGAATTGCGACAACCTGCGCCACAACGGCGAGCGCTCGCGGGCTGGCTTGCTGCAGTTCATTGACGCACTTGGCGACACCGCGCTGAAGGCCTGGGTGGAGCAAAACACCAGCAGCCCTAACGCGATGGTGGACCGCATCACCCCGCGCCCCACGCCCGATGTGGCCGAGCGCGTCAAGGCCGCTACCGGCTGGGACGACCAAGCTGCCATCATGGGCGAAAGCTTTATCCAGTGGGTGATTGAAGACAACTTCATCGCCGGCCGCCCCGCTTGGGAGCAGGTGGGCGTGGAGATGGTGCAGTCGGTGGACGCCTATGAAGAAGCCAAAATCCGTTTGCTCAATGCCACCCACAGCTGCATCGCCTGGGCCGGCACTCTGGTGGGCTACCAGTACATCCATGAGGGTACCCACGATGCGGTGATCCGCCGCATCGCGTATGACTACGTGACCGACGACACCATCCCGGTGCTGGACACCCCCGAAAACCCCAGCCCGCTGGATCTGCGCGCTTACCGTGACGTGGTGTTGGACCGCTTCGGCAACCCCGCCATTTGCGACACCAACCAGCGTGTGGCCATGGACGGGTATTCCAAGATCCCCGGCTTCATCGTGCCCACCATTCGTGAGCGCTTGGCGCGCGGCGAGTCGATTGCCAGTGTGATCATGTTGCCCGCACTCTTTCTGGCCTATCTGCAGCGCTGGCATGAGGGCAAGATCGCCTACACCTACCAGGACCAAGCCATGGACCCGGCGGCAGCCCACGCGATCTGTGAGGCGGCCGACCCCGTGGCCGCCTTTGCAGCCGACCCGGTGCTGTGGGGCCCGCTGGCCTCCACACCGCGCTTGTTGGATGCGCTGCGGGTGGGCTATGCCCGGGTGCAGCTGTTTGTCCAGAACCACTTGGGTGCAGGGCCGGTGTAA